A genome region from Arthrobacter agilis includes the following:
- a CDS encoding amidohydrolase family protein yields the protein MSVLITNIGELTTQDTDAAVLRGAAVVLEGERVSWIGPAAAAPAADEAYDAGGRAGLPGWVDSHTHLVFAGDRTTEFEARMAGQEYAAGGIAVTVRATRAAGDYDLMRLLLARVAEAAAGGTTYLETKTGYGLDVAHEARSARLAAGAVDEVTYLGAHLVPEGWDADAYTDLVAGPMLDAVLPHVRWADVFCETGAFTRDQSRHVLEACAAAGLGLRVHGNQLGPGDGVALAVEFGAASVDHVNHLSEGDVEALAGTWTGFAGDGTPGTVATCLPACDLSTRQPFPPARRLLDAGVQVALASNCNPGTSYTSSMGFCVATAVLQMGLTVHEAVRAATYGGALALRRHTGDDADGRRAVGSLAVGHRADLQLLDAPSATHLAYRPGMPLVHAVWKAGRRVR from the coding sequence ATGTCCGTCCTCATCACGAACATCGGCGAGCTCACCACGCAGGACACCGACGCGGCGGTCCTCCGCGGCGCCGCCGTGGTGCTCGAGGGGGAGCGCGTCAGCTGGATCGGTCCGGCCGCGGCCGCCCCCGCGGCGGACGAGGCGTACGACGCCGGGGGCCGCGCCGGCCTGCCGGGCTGGGTCGACAGCCACACCCACCTCGTGTTCGCGGGCGACCGGACGACCGAGTTCGAGGCACGTATGGCGGGGCAGGAGTACGCGGCGGGCGGCATCGCGGTGACCGTCCGGGCGACACGCGCCGCCGGCGACTACGACCTCATGCGGCTGCTCCTCGCCCGCGTCGCGGAGGCCGCGGCGGGCGGGACCACCTACCTCGAGACGAAGACGGGCTACGGGCTCGACGTCGCCCACGAGGCCCGCAGCGCCCGCCTGGCCGCCGGCGCCGTGGACGAGGTCACCTATCTCGGCGCGCACCTCGTGCCGGAGGGCTGGGACGCCGACGCCTACACGGACCTCGTCGCCGGGCCCATGCTCGACGCCGTGCTGCCCCACGTCCGCTGGGCCGACGTCTTCTGCGAGACGGGGGCGTTCACCCGGGACCAGTCGCGCCACGTGCTCGAGGCCTGCGCCGCGGCCGGGCTCGGCCTGCGCGTCCACGGGAACCAGCTGGGCCCGGGCGACGGCGTCGCGCTCGCCGTCGAGTTCGGCGCCGCCAGCGTGGACCACGTCAATCACCTGTCCGAGGGCGACGTCGAGGCGCTCGCCGGCACCTGGACCGGTTTCGCCGGGGACGGCACGCCCGGCACCGTCGCCACGTGCCTGCCCGCCTGCGACCTCTCCACGCGCCAGCCCTTCCCGCCCGCCCGGAGACTGCTCGACGCCGGTGTACAGGTGGCCCTGGCCAGCAACTGCAATCCGGGGACCTCCTACACGAGCTCCATGGGCTTCTGCGTCGCCACCGCCGTGCTGCAGATGGGCCTCACCGTGCACGAGGCCGTCCGCGCCGCGACCTACGGCGGGGCGCTCGCCCTGCGCCGCCACACCGGCGACGACGCGGACGGCCGGCGCGCCGTCGGATCCCTCGCCGTCGGGCACCGGGCCGACCTGCAGCTGCTGGACGCGCCGTCGGCCACGCACCTCGCCTACCGCCCGGGGATGCCGCTCGTGCACGCCGTCTGGAAGGCCGGCCGCCGCGTGCGGTAG
- a CDS encoding CPBP family intramembrane glutamic endopeptidase, which translates to MPAEHAAASTADRPQPDAAARKRRITAEVLIVFGLSLGQSGVYAVVNLAEKLSRGPLAGQTTTLNPVLNDRPSFDLTYQLLDILFALVPVALVLFLLGGHGVSAFRRLGFTFEKPLRTVGFGVGLALVIGVGTLGVYAGGRALGITTALVPAALDSYWWTVPVLVLSAVRHAVLEEVIVVGYLFIRLRELGWSTPAIVLTSALVRGSYHLYQGFGPFIGNVLMGLLFAWFYTRTRRVMPLVVAHALIDTTGFVGFALLGPAIGIGG; encoded by the coding sequence ATGCCTGCAGAACACGCCGCCGCGTCGACCGCCGACCGCCCCCAGCCCGACGCCGCGGCACGGAAGCGGCGCATCACGGCGGAGGTGCTGATCGTCTTCGGGCTCTCGCTCGGCCAGTCCGGGGTGTACGCGGTGGTGAACCTGGCGGAGAAGCTCTCGCGGGGGCCGCTCGCGGGGCAGACCACCACCCTGAACCCGGTGCTCAACGACCGGCCGTCCTTCGACCTCACCTACCAGCTGCTGGACATCCTCTTCGCGCTCGTCCCGGTGGCGCTCGTCCTGTTCCTGCTCGGCGGGCACGGCGTCTCGGCTTTCCGCCGGCTCGGCTTCACCTTCGAGAAGCCCCTGCGCACGGTGGGCTTCGGTGTGGGCCTGGCGCTCGTCATCGGCGTCGGCACCCTGGGCGTGTATGCCGGCGGGCGCGCCCTCGGCATCACGACGGCGCTGGTGCCCGCCGCGCTCGACTCCTACTGGTGGACCGTCCCGGTGCTCGTCCTGTCCGCGGTACGGCACGCCGTGCTCGAGGAGGTCATCGTGGTGGGCTACCTCTTCATCCGGCTGCGGGAACTCGGCTGGTCCACCCCGGCCATCGTCCTCACGAGCGCACTGGTGCGCGGCAGCTACCACCTCTACCAGGGGTTCGGCCCGTTCATCGGGAACGTGCTCATGGGCCTGCTGTTCGCGTGGTTCTACACGCGGACCCGGAGGGTCATGCCGCTGGTCGTCGCGCATGCGCTCATCGACACCACGGGGTTCGTCGGATTCGCGCTCCTCGGGCCCGCCATCGGCATCGGCGGATGA
- a CDS encoding DUF1540 domain-containing protein, with product MSVVTSVSECSVHNCSFNHDGCTAVAITVSGSEEHASCATFIDTSVSGGLPKMLAHVGACQRAECSFNHDLLCSAPAVKVGPGAEAADCLTYTHA from the coding sequence ATGAGCGTCGTCACGAGTGTCTCCGAGTGCAGTGTCCACAACTGCTCGTTCAACCACGACGGCTGTACGGCCGTCGCCATCACGGTGTCCGGGTCCGAGGAGCACGCGTCCTGCGCCACGTTCATCGACACGTCCGTCAGCGGTGGCCTGCCGAAGATGCTGGCCCACGTCGGCGCCTGCCAGCGTGCGGAATGCTCCTTCAACCACGACCTGCTGTGCAGCGCCCCCGCCGTCAAGGTGGGCCCCGGCGCCGAGGCCGCCGACTGCCTCACCTACACCCACGCCTGA
- a CDS encoding VOC family protein, which translates to MRLDHVSYACEPDGLAATADRISARLGMEPVKGGVHPRFGTRNMIFPLANGQYLEVVEVLNHPASDKAPFGQAVRARSEAGGGWMGWCVAVDDLGPFEERLGRSAVPGNRKFPDGQELTWQQIGIKGLIADPQVPYLLRWDDGTEDLHPSKARPASVKLDCLTIAGSSERVTEWLGTDVEATLDGVQVQWIAPNGTPGIMSVTFETADGRIEI; encoded by the coding sequence ATGCGCCTGGACCACGTCTCTTACGCCTGTGAACCCGATGGACTCGCCGCGACGGCCGACCGTATCTCGGCCCGGCTCGGCATGGAGCCCGTGAAGGGCGGTGTGCACCCGCGCTTCGGCACCCGCAACATGATCTTCCCCCTGGCGAACGGCCAGTACCTCGAGGTCGTCGAGGTCCTCAACCACCCCGCGTCGGACAAGGCCCCCTTCGGTCAGGCCGTCCGCGCCCGCTCCGAGGCCGGCGGCGGCTGGATGGGCTGGTGCGTCGCCGTCGACGACCTCGGGCCGTTCGAGGAGCGCCTCGGCCGCAGCGCCGTCCCCGGCAACCGCAAGTTCCCGGACGGCCAGGAACTGACCTGGCAGCAGATCGGCATCAAGGGCCTGATCGCGGACCCGCAGGTCCCCTACCTGCTCCGCTGGGACGACGGCACCGAGGACCTCCACCCCTCCAAGGCCCGCCCCGCGTCCGTCAAGCTGGACTGCCTGACGATCGCCGGCTCCTCCGAGCGCGTCACGGAGTGGCTCGGCACGGATGTCGAGGCGACGCTCGACGGCGTCCAGGTCCAGTGGATCGCGCCGAACGGCACACCCGGCATCATGTCGGTGACGTTCGAGACGGCCGACGGGCGCATCGAGATCTAG